One segment of Planctomycetota bacterium DNA contains the following:
- a CDS encoding DUF1570 domain-containing protein: MKNLRIISALFLLAAAVDAQAPAQATAKSAPATTVRGATEKGADKNPSPPTDSDVLKATMKLVPKLRKSETRHYVILSDTSPDDNTMIGSLLESTYQKYSDVCDALEWSPNPLRHKLVAIVFRDQRDYTDFSTRNDKVNKPWAAGYYSPIADRLVFYKADSSDEVKKAMKQLGEQSRRVQEAQQRQQAQGDALHNGQETSHIQRQLAAENNRIKDAVAGSFISTAVHEAAHQLFFHTDIQRRGASYPLWLAEGLATNFETERTDIPFGYQYDNWRRRDAFKLALDKDSIVPFEVLLSQDQFSDGSESNEAVGFFYAQAYVLTNWMLRERPTELRQYLESLRDGSYASADTRKEKFEAIFGPLARVERNWIRYEGRRQKDFLTSAYSKRVMAKAAKTTKAPSAPTAVPEVTGESAGAAPPTHAPSTDPPSMK; the protein is encoded by the coding sequence ATGAAGAATCTTCGAATCATTTCGGCCCTGTTCCTGCTCGCGGCCGCCGTCGATGCGCAGGCACCGGCCCAGGCCACGGCCAAGAGCGCGCCGGCGACCACGGTCAGGGGTGCCACGGAAAAAGGCGCGGACAAGAATCCATCGCCTCCGACCGATTCCGATGTGCTCAAGGCGACGATGAAGCTGGTTCCCAAGCTTCGCAAGAGCGAGACCCGGCACTACGTCATCCTCTCCGACACCTCGCCCGACGACAACACCATGATCGGCTCGCTGCTGGAGTCGACCTACCAGAAGTACTCCGATGTCTGCGACGCGCTGGAATGGAGCCCGAATCCGCTGCGGCACAAGCTGGTGGCGATCGTCTTCCGCGACCAGCGCGACTACACCGACTTCTCCACCCGCAACGACAAGGTCAACAAGCCCTGGGCGGCCGGGTACTACAGCCCCATCGCGGACCGGCTGGTTTTCTACAAGGCCGACAGCAGCGACGAGGTGAAGAAGGCGATGAAGCAGCTGGGCGAGCAGTCCCGCAGGGTCCAGGAAGCCCAGCAGCGGCAGCAGGCCCAAGGCGACGCCCTGCACAACGGGCAGGAAACCTCGCACATTCAGCGGCAGCTGGCCGCGGAGAACAACCGGATCAAGGACGCGGTCGCGGGAAGTTTCATCAGCACTGCAGTGCACGAGGCGGCCCATCAGCTCTTCTTCCACACCGACATCCAGCGGCGCGGCGCCTCCTATCCGCTCTGGCTCGCCGAGGGCTTGGCGACGAATTTCGAGACCGAGCGCACCGACATTCCCTTCGGCTACCAGTACGACAACTGGCGAAGGCGCGATGCCTTCAAGCTGGCCTTGGACAAGGACAGCATCGTCCCCTTCGAAGTGCTGCTTTCCCAGGATCAATTCTCCGACGGCTCGGAGTCCAACGAAGCGGTCGGGTTCTTCTACGCCCAGGCCTATGTGCTGACCAACTGGATGCTGCGCGAGCGGCCGACGGAGCTCCGCCAGTACCTGGAATCGCTGCGGGACGGCTCCTACGCCTCGGCGGATACGCGCAAGGAAAAGTTCGAGGCCATCTTCGGACCCTTGGCCCGCGTCGAGCGGAACTGGATCCGCTACGAGGGGCGCCGGCAGAAGGACTTCCTCACCTCCGCCTACAGCAAGCGGGTGATGGCGAAGGCGGCCAAGACGACGAAGGCGCCCAGCGCTCCGACGGCGGTCCCGGAAGTCACGGGAGAGTCCGCCGGCGCCGCGCCGCCGACGCACGCGCCCAGCACCGATCCGCCTTCGATGAAGTGA
- a CDS encoding NADH-quinone oxidoreductase subunit B has translation MGIETALPSDSILTTQLQRIVNWSRRSSVWPLPFATACCGIELMATACSRFDLSRFGAEVMRFSPRQADLLIVAGRVSVKCLPVLQRIYTQMTEPKWVISMGACASTGGVFDTYAVVQGVDQFIPVDVYVPGCPPRPEMLIEGIMAIQRIIDDDNIPRDPDGKRLPLNIALAPNYQTRGMPVPVTIGST, from the coding sequence ATGGGCATCGAAACCGCATTGCCAAGCGACAGCATCCTGACCACGCAATTGCAGCGCATCGTGAACTGGTCACGGCGCTCGAGCGTCTGGCCCCTGCCCTTTGCCACGGCCTGCTGCGGCATCGAACTCATGGCGACGGCGTGCAGCCGCTTCGATCTCTCGCGCTTCGGCGCCGAGGTCATGCGCTTCAGCCCGCGCCAGGCCGATCTGCTGATCGTGGCCGGACGCGTGAGCGTGAAGTGCCTGCCGGTGCTGCAGCGCATCTATACGCAGATGACCGAGCCCAAGTGGGTGATCTCGATGGGCGCCTGCGCCAGCACGGGCGGTGTCTTCGACACCTACGCCGTGGTGCAGGGCGTCGATCAGTTCATACCCGTCGACGTCTACGTGCCCGGCTGTCCGCCGCGTCCCGAGATGCTGATCGAGGGGATCATGGCGATCCAGCGCATCATCGACGATGACAACATTCCGCGCGACCCCGACGGCAAGCGACTGCCTCTGAACATTGCCCTGGCGCCCAACTACCAGACGCGCGGCATGCCGGTTCCCGTCACCATCGGCTCCACGTGA